Proteins from a single region of Planctomycetota bacterium:
- a CDS encoding ABC transporter ATP-binding protein: MVHLDGVTKRYQGPQGEVRALDAVSLRVEAGEFLAIRGASGSGKSTLLLTIGAMVRPTAGRVMVAGTDLYALSPSERARFRAENIGFVFQLFHLVPYLSVLENVLLPTLAVRSADDSTAKATALLERFGLSHRMHHRPSELSIGERQRAAMARALLNRPRLILADEPTGNLDPDNATEVMNHLAEFHREGATIVVVTHEELAARYAQRTVLIRDGRIVTPNA, translated from the coding sequence ATGGTGCATCTCGACGGCGTCACCAAGCGCTACCAAGGCCCGCAGGGCGAAGTGCGCGCGCTCGACGCCGTGAGCCTGCGCGTGGAGGCCGGCGAGTTCCTGGCCATCCGAGGGGCCAGCGGCAGCGGCAAGTCAACCCTCCTACTTACCATCGGCGCGATGGTCCGCCCCACGGCGGGGCGGGTGATGGTCGCAGGGACCGACCTCTATGCGCTCTCGCCCAGCGAACGGGCGCGGTTCCGCGCCGAGAACATCGGCTTCGTCTTCCAGCTCTTCCACCTGGTGCCCTACCTCAGCGTGCTCGAGAATGTGCTGCTGCCCACCCTCGCCGTGCGCAGCGCCGACGACAGCACCGCGAAGGCCACGGCGCTGCTCGAGCGGTTCGGCCTGTCGCACCGCATGCATCACAGGCCCTCCGAGCTAAGCATCGGCGAGCGCCAGCGCGCGGCCATGGCTCGAGCGCTGCTCAATCGCCCCAGGCTCATCCTCGCCGACGAGCCGACCGGCAACCTCGACCCCGACAATGCCACCGAAGTGATGAATCACCTCGCCGAGTTCCACCGCGAGGGAGCCACCATCGTGGTCGTGACCCATGAGGAACTCGCCGCCCGGTACGCGCAGCGCACCGTGCTGATCCGCGACGGGAGGATCGTGACCCCAAATGCATGA
- the modA gene encoding molybdate ABC transporter substrate-binding protein, which translates to MGPRQRVRCLAWTAITALVSLLASCGKDEAPPGKQPLVCYVGGTMRPVMEELARRYEAETGQPVQFDFGDSGALLIKIEQAKRGDLYVCHDPFAGGAQAKGLAEQVWTMASLTPTIAVTKGNPKGIKGLRDLAQPGLRIGLTDEKYSTLGHLNPVMFDKAGLRKEIEANVVTRTRMGGEVANAVALGNLDATIVWDAVAHLRREKLDAVPIEPAFLLQSGVDAVTTPTFGVIDMGCIKVTIATLKCSKQPEAAAAFAKYVASPKAGEVFAAFGFSPAPTAGEPTGPAATKEPAETSGGLHLYCGAGIRPPVAEAIEAFRKETGITIHCDYAGSGTLLSNMKASKRGDLYLPGESEYVDRAQELGLIASRQDVCYWIPVILVPKNNPKEIKTLQDLAKPGVRLGLGNPEACAIGQICVKLFQKNNIPPDAIQANTKVQTLTVHELGMQVKLGQLDAAIVWDAIAAYYASDADAIAIPSDKNVISRVAIGILSFSKNRERAQRFVDFLVSDAGRAIFARHHYTTTPPAQ; encoded by the coding sequence GTGGGACCACGCCAACGAGTTCGATGCCTCGCATGGACGGCTATCACGGCCCTCGTCAGCCTGCTCGCCAGTTGCGGCAAGGACGAGGCGCCCCCGGGCAAGCAACCCCTGGTGTGCTACGTGGGCGGCACGATGCGGCCCGTGATGGAGGAGCTGGCCAGGCGCTACGAGGCCGAGACAGGCCAGCCCGTGCAGTTCGACTTCGGCGACTCGGGCGCTCTGCTCATCAAGATCGAACAGGCCAAGCGCGGCGACCTCTATGTGTGCCACGACCCCTTCGCCGGCGGCGCGCAGGCCAAGGGCCTCGCCGAGCAGGTGTGGACGATGGCCTCGCTCACCCCCACCATCGCCGTCACCAAGGGCAACCCGAAGGGCATCAAGGGCTTGCGCGACCTGGCACAGCCCGGGCTACGGATCGGCCTCACCGACGAGAAGTACTCGACCCTCGGCCACCTCAACCCCGTGATGTTCGACAAGGCCGGCCTCCGCAAGGAGATCGAGGCCAACGTCGTCACCCGCACGCGCATGGGCGGCGAGGTCGCCAACGCCGTCGCCCTCGGCAACCTCGACGCCACGATCGTGTGGGACGCCGTCGCCCACCTGCGCCGCGAGAAGCTCGATGCGGTGCCGATCGAGCCCGCGTTCCTGCTCCAGTCGGGCGTGGACGCGGTCACCACGCCCACGTTCGGCGTGATCGACATGGGGTGCATCAAGGTCACCATCGCCACCCTCAAGTGCTCGAAGCAGCCCGAAGCGGCGGCTGCGTTCGCCAAGTACGTGGCCTCCCCGAAGGCTGGCGAGGTCTTCGCCGCCTTCGGCTTCTCGCCCGCGCCCACCGCCGGCGAGCCCACCGGCCCCGCCGCCACGAAGGAACCCGCAGAAACCAGCGGCGGCCTGCATCTCTACTGCGGCGCCGGCATCCGCCCCCCCGTGGCCGAGGCCATCGAGGCATTCCGCAAGGAGACGGGCATCACCATCCACTGCGACTACGCCGGCTCCGGCACCCTCCTGTCCAACATGAAGGCATCGAAACGCGGCGACCTGTACCTGCCCGGCGAGTCCGAGTACGTGGACCGCGCCCAGGAACTGGGCCTGATCGCCTCGCGCCAGGACGTGTGCTACTGGATCCCCGTCATCCTCGTGCCCAAGAATAACCCGAAGGAGATCAAGACGCTTCAGGACCTCGCCAAGCCTGGCGTGCGCCTGGGCCTCGGCAACCCCGAGGCCTGCGCCATCGGCCAGATCTGCGTCAAGCTCTTCCAGAAGAACAACATCCCCCCCGACGCCATCCAGGCCAATACCAAGGTCCAGACCCTCACGGTCCACGAACTCGGCATGCAGGTGAAGCTCGGCCAGCTCGACGCCGCGATCGTGTGGGACGCCATCGCCGCCTACTATGCCAGCGACGCCGACGCCATCGCCATTCCGAGCGACAAGAACGTCATCTCGCGCGTGGCCATCGGCATCCTGAGCTTCTCGAAGAACCGCGAGAGGGCGCAGCGGTTCGTGGACTTCCTGGTGAGTGACGCCGGCAGAGCGATCTTCGCCAGGCACCACTACACAACCACCCCCCCTGCACAGTGA
- a CDS encoding ABC transporter permease has protein sequence MFRRATPIEARRGPVAGPSVTLFSVVTLAFVAAFLLIVATLIVTNICYTDLGAFREALASREVRHAMWLSVVTSLTSVAIIVLFAVPVGYALSRYRFPGHAIVDTLVDLPIVVPPIVVGLLLLAFFSTPVGRWIEGLGIEFVFTVPGIILCQFVVSASFGIRTAAAAFDSVDRRLEDLALTLGCTRGQAFRRVALPMARNGIVAGAIVAWAHVVGLYGPLMVFAGTTRMKTEVLPSTIALELSIGRLEVALAVALLMLAAATLALVLVHALAPGRRWLNR, from the coding sequence TTGTTCAGGCGCGCGACCCCCATTGAAGCCCGCCGCGGCCCTGTTGCCGGCCCTTCGGTTACCCTCTTTTCGGTCGTCACCCTGGCGTTCGTGGCGGCGTTCCTGCTCATCGTGGCGACGCTGATCGTCACCAACATCTGCTACACGGACCTGGGGGCCTTCCGCGAAGCGCTCGCCTCGCGCGAGGTCCGCCACGCCATGTGGTTGAGCGTCGTCACCTCCCTCACCTCGGTCGCCATCATCGTCCTCTTCGCCGTGCCCGTGGGCTACGCCCTGAGCCGCTACAGGTTCCCCGGCCACGCCATCGTAGACACGCTGGTGGACCTGCCCATCGTGGTGCCGCCCATCGTCGTCGGCCTTCTGCTGCTCGCGTTCTTCAGCACCCCGGTGGGCCGCTGGATCGAGGGGCTGGGCATCGAGTTCGTCTTCACGGTGCCGGGCATCATCCTGTGCCAGTTCGTGGTCTCGGCCTCCTTCGGCATCCGCACGGCGGCCGCGGCGTTCGACAGCGTGGACCGCCGCCTCGAGGACCTGGCTCTCACGCTGGGCTGCACGCGCGGCCAGGCCTTCCGCCGCGTGGCGCTGCCCATGGCCCGCAACGGCATCGTGGCCGGGGCCATCGTGGCCTGGGCGCACGTCGTCGGCCTCTACGGGCCGCTCATGGTCTTCGCCGGCACCACGCGCATGAAGACCGAGGTCCTGCCCTCCACCATCGCCCTCGAGCTCTCCATCGGCCGCCTCGAGGTGGCGCTGGCCGTGGCCCTCCTCATGCTGGCCGCGGCCACGCTGGCCCTCGTCCTCGTGCACGCCCTGGCCCCGGGGCGGAGGTGGCTGAACCGATGA
- a CDS encoding ABC transporter ATP-binding protein: MAEPMIRVRGLSLRIGAFALHDLSLEVPAGDYFILLGPTGSGKTLFIECLCGLIRPDGGAIEIDGRDVTRLAPRLRGIGYVPQHQGLFPHLTVADNIAFPLKARGVSPAEIAASTAPLIELLGIGGLAARWPAHLSGGERQKVALARALASRPNVLLLDEPVSALDEAGRERLCADLRRIHQELRVTTLHVSHSVEEALSVGSRAGVLRDGSVIQTGPLTDLLRRPGSEFVARFFRTENIIAATATPLPHGGCELALAGHRLRAHARREGTVTFVIRPECLIVHPADHAAPNSLPATLRHISDRGPYLRLEFDAGVPLVAYVTAGAQGYAEGRPYRLALPPEAIHILPA; the protein is encoded by the coding sequence GTGGCTGAACCGATGATCCGCGTGCGCGGCCTCTCCCTCCGCATCGGCGCCTTCGCGCTCCACGACCTCTCCCTCGAGGTCCCAGCGGGCGACTACTTCATCCTCCTCGGCCCCACCGGCTCGGGCAAGACGCTCTTCATCGAGTGCCTGTGCGGCCTGATCCGCCCCGATGGCGGCGCCATCGAGATTGACGGGCGCGACGTCACCCGCCTCGCCCCGCGCCTGCGCGGCATCGGCTATGTGCCCCAGCACCAGGGCCTCTTCCCCCACCTCACCGTGGCCGACAACATTGCCTTCCCCCTCAAGGCGCGCGGCGTGTCGCCCGCCGAGATCGCGGCCAGCACCGCGCCCCTCATCGAGCTCCTCGGCATCGGCGGCCTGGCCGCGCGCTGGCCGGCTCACCTCAGCGGCGGCGAGCGCCAGAAAGTGGCCCTCGCCCGCGCCCTCGCCTCGCGGCCCAACGTGCTGCTGCTCGATGAGCCCGTGAGCGCCCTCGACGAAGCAGGCCGCGAACGCCTCTGCGCCGACCTCCGCCGCATCCACCAGGAACTCCGCGTCACCACCCTCCACGTCAGCCACAGCGTCGAGGAGGCCCTCAGTGTCGGGAGCCGGGCCGGCGTGCTCCGCGACGGCTCGGTGATCCAGACCGGCCCCCTCACCGACCTCCTCCGCCGCCCGGGGAGCGAGTTCGTCGCCCGCTTCTTCCGCACCGAGAACATCATCGCCGCCACGGCCACCCCCCTGCCCCACGGCGGATGCGAGCTGGCCCTCGCAGGCCACCGCCTGCGCGCCCACGCGCGCCGCGAGGGAACCGTCACCTTCGTCATCCGCCCCGAGTGCCTCATCGTTCACCCCGCCGACCACGCGGCGCCCAACAGCCTGCCCGCCACCCTCAGGCACATCAGCGACCGAGGCCCCTACTTGCGCCTCGAGTTCGACGCCGGCGTGCCCCTGGTCGCCTACGTCACGGCCGGCGCCCAAGGCTACGCGGAGGGTCGCCCCTACCGCCTCGCCCTCCCCCCCGA